A genomic stretch from Candidatus Zixiibacteriota bacterium includes:
- a CDS encoding thermonuclease family protein gives MRIPKKRYLVLFFILLLLLVRFVAEIGPDRTAGDRFRAVKIIDGDTMELQGGDLLRLLAIDTPEKGEPFYDSATAYLSSLALGKSGEIQYGQRKRDGYGRLLGHFITDSLWVNREMLRQGLATIYLFEDNLSDRQAIDRLLAAQEEAMRAGRGVWSLERRPEEFYLAIKGSLRFHRPHCRSLRKSDPEELLRFGAREEAFREGYSPCRNCRP, from the coding sequence ATGCGGATACCCAAAAAGCGATACCTCGTTCTTTTCTTCATCCTGCTGCTGCTTCTGGTGCGGTTTGTCGCCGAGATCGGTCCCGACCGCACCGCCGGCGACCGCTTTCGGGCGGTCAAGATAATCGACGGCGACACGATGGAGCTTCAGGGGGGCGACCTTCTGCGGCTTCTGGCAATCGATACCCCGGAAAAGGGGGAGCCGTTTTATGATTCGGCGACCGCCTATCTATCGTCTCTGGCGCTGGGAAAAAGCGGTGAAATTCAATATGGGCAGCGGAAGCGTGACGGGTATGGACGTCTGCTGGGACATTTTATAACCGACTCGCTCTGGGTCAACCGGGAGATGCTTCGCCAGGGGCTGGCGACTATCTATTTATTTGAGGACAACCTCTCCGACCGGCAGGCGATAGACCGGCTGCTGGCGGCGCAGGAGGAGGCGATGAGGGCCGGTCGGGGGGTCTGGTCGCTTGAGCGACGTCCCGAAGAATTCTATCTGGCGATAAAGGGGAGCCTGCGGTTTCACCGTCCCCATTGCCGGTCGCTGCGGAAAAGCGACCCTGAGGAGCTTCTGCGGTTTGGCGCTCGTGAAGAGGCGTTCCGGGAGGGGTATTCCCCCTGCCGCAACTGCCGGCCATGA